From a region of the Streptomyces caniferus genome:
- a CDS encoding alpha-ketoacid dehydrogenase subunit beta → MAVFEKITIAKAINESLRASMEADPKVLVMGEDVGKLGGVFRVTDGLQKDFGEERVIDTPLAESGIVGTAIGMALRGYRPVVEIQFDGFVFPAYDQIVTQLAKMHARALGKVKVPVVIRIPYAGGIGAVEHHSESPEALFAHVAGLKIVSPSNSSDAYWMLQQAIAGDDPVIYFEPKRRYHDKSRLDTESIPDPLHKARIARTGSDLTLAAYGPMVKVCQDVANVAAEEGKSLEVVDLRSLSPIDFDTVQSSVEKTGRLVVVHEAPVFFGAGAEIAARITERCFYHLEAPVLRVGGFHSPYPPSRLEDEYLPGLDRVLDAVDRALAY, encoded by the coding sequence ATGGCCGTCTTCGAGAAGATCACCATCGCCAAGGCGATCAACGAATCGCTGCGTGCCTCCATGGAGGCCGACCCCAAGGTCCTCGTCATGGGCGAGGACGTCGGCAAGCTCGGCGGCGTCTTCCGGGTCACCGACGGGCTGCAGAAGGACTTCGGCGAGGAGCGGGTCATCGACACCCCGCTCGCCGAGTCCGGCATCGTCGGCACCGCGATCGGCATGGCGCTGCGCGGCTACCGCCCGGTCGTCGAGATCCAGTTCGATGGTTTCGTCTTCCCCGCCTACGACCAGATCGTCACCCAGCTCGCGAAGATGCACGCCCGCGCGCTGGGCAAGGTCAAGGTGCCGGTCGTCATCCGCATCCCGTACGCGGGTGGCATCGGCGCGGTCGAGCACCACTCCGAGTCCCCCGAGGCCCTGTTCGCGCATGTCGCGGGACTCAAGATCGTCTCTCCGTCGAACTCCTCCGACGCCTACTGGATGCTCCAGCAGGCCATCGCGGGCGACGACCCGGTCATCTACTTCGAGCCCAAGCGCCGCTACCACGACAAGTCGCGGCTGGACACCGAGTCGATCCCCGACCCCCTGCACAAGGCCCGGATCGCCCGGACCGGCTCCGACCTCACCCTGGCCGCCTACGGCCCGATGGTGAAGGTCTGCCAGGACGTCGCCAATGTCGCGGCCGAGGAGGGCAAGTCGCTCGAGGTCGTCGACCTGCGCTCGCTCTCCCCGATCGACTTCGACACCGTGCAGTCGTCGGTGGAGAAGACCGGCCGGCTGGTCGTGGTGCACGAGGCCCCGGTCTTCTTCGGTGCGGGTGCGGAGATCGCCGCCCGGATCACCGAGCGGTGCTTCTACCACCTGGAGGCCCCGGTCCTGCGGGTCGGCGGGTTCCATTCCCCGTATCCGCCCTCCCGTCTGGAGGACGAGTACCTCCCGGGGCTGGACCGGGTGCTCGACGCCGTCGACCGTGCGTTGGCGTACTGA
- the pdhA gene encoding pyruvate dehydrogenase (acetyl-transferring) E1 component subunit alpha: MTVEGTAQRKNARGSSKRTTAKKATSAKKASPAKARNSGRPEQAEQDQLVQLLTPEGKRVEHPDYSIDLSADELRGLYRDMVLTRKFDAEATTLQRQGELGLWASLLGQEAAQIGSGRALRDDDYVFPTYREHGVAWCRGVDPTNLLGMFRGVNHGGWDPNSNNFHLYTIVIGSQTLHATGYAMGVQKDGADSAVIAYFGDGASSQGDVAESFTFSAVYNAPVVFFCQNNQWAISEPTEKQTRVPLYQRARGYGFPGVRVDGNDVLACLAVTKAALERARTGQGPMLVEAFTYRMGAHTTSDDPTKYREDEERAAWEAKDPILRLRTYMEAEGLVDEAYLASIDEESEALGKRVRDAVRAMPDPDDMAIFENVYADGHALVDEERAQFAAYQASFADADAAAEGN, translated from the coding sequence GTGACCGTGGAAGGCACTGCGCAGCGGAAAAACGCCCGCGGCAGCAGCAAGCGCACCACCGCCAAAAAGGCGACGTCGGCCAAGAAGGCGTCCCCGGCCAAGGCCCGGAACTCCGGTCGGCCCGAGCAGGCGGAGCAGGACCAGCTCGTACAACTGCTGACCCCCGAAGGGAAGCGGGTCGAGCACCCGGATTACTCGATCGATCTTTCCGCCGACGAGCTGCGCGGGCTCTACCGCGACATGGTGCTGACGCGGAAGTTCGACGCCGAGGCGACCACCCTCCAGCGCCAGGGCGAACTGGGTCTGTGGGCCTCGCTGCTGGGCCAGGAGGCCGCCCAGATCGGTTCCGGCCGCGCGCTGCGCGACGACGACTACGTCTTCCCGACCTACCGCGAGCACGGTGTGGCGTGGTGCCGTGGCGTCGACCCGACGAACCTGCTGGGCATGTTCCGCGGTGTCAACCACGGTGGCTGGGACCCCAACAGCAACAACTTCCACCTCTACACCATCGTGATCGGTTCGCAGACGCTGCATGCGACCGGCTATGCGATGGGTGTGCAGAAGGACGGCGCGGATTCCGCGGTCATCGCCTATTTCGGTGACGGCGCCTCCAGCCAGGGAGATGTCGCGGAATCCTTCACCTTCTCCGCGGTCTACAACGCCCCGGTCGTGTTCTTCTGCCAGAACAACCAATGGGCGATTTCCGAACCCACCGAGAAGCAGACCCGGGTGCCGCTCTACCAGCGCGCCCGCGGTTACGGATTCCCCGGTGTACGGGTCGACGGCAATGACGTACTGGCCTGCCTCGCGGTGACCAAGGCGGCGCTGGAGCGGGCGCGCACCGGCCAGGGCCCGATGCTCGTCGAGGCGTTCACCTACCGCATGGGCGCGCACACCACCTCGGACGACCCGACGAAGTACCGCGAGGACGAGGAGCGGGCGGCCTGGGAGGCCAAGGACCCGATCCTGCGGCTGCGGACGTACATGGAGGCCGAGGGCCTCGTCGACGAGGCCTACCTCGCCTCGATCGACGAGGAGAGCGAGGCCCTGGGCAAGCGGGTCCGCGATGCCGTGCGTGCCATGCCCGACCCGGACGACATGGCGATCTTCGAGAATGTCTATGCCGACGGGCATGCGCTCGTCGATGAGGAGCGCGCGCAGTTCGCCGCGTACCAGGCGTCGTTCGCCGACGCCGATGCCGCCGCGGAGGGGAACTGA
- a CDS encoding response regulator encodes MREDGKITVFLLDDHEVVRRGVHEMLSVEDDIEVVGEAGTAADALVRIPATRPDVAVLDVRLPDGSGVEVCREIRSQDEDIKCLMLTSFADDEALFDAIMAGAAGYVLKAIRGNELLSAVREVAAGKSLLDPVATARVLERLRDGNATKSDDRLASLTDQERRILDLIGEGLTNRVIGERLHLAEKTIKNYVSSLLSKLGMERRSQAAAYVARLQAERH; translated from the coding sequence GTGCGCGAAGACGGAAAAATCACGGTATTCCTGCTCGACGACCACGAAGTTGTCCGGCGCGGCGTTCACGAAATGCTGTCCGTCGAGGACGACATCGAGGTGGTCGGCGAAGCGGGTACCGCCGCAGATGCCCTGGTCAGGATCCCAGCGACCCGCCCGGACGTCGCGGTGCTCGATGTCCGGCTGCCGGACGGGAGCGGCGTCGAGGTCTGCCGCGAGATCCGTTCGCAGGACGAGGACATCAAATGCCTGATGCTCACCTCGTTCGCGGACGACGAGGCCCTTTTCGATGCGATCATGGCCGGTGCGGCCGGATATGTCCTCAAGGCCATCCGGGGCAATGAGCTGCTCTCCGCGGTACGCGAGGTGGCGGCCGGGAAATCTCTGCTCGACCCCGTGGCGACCGCCCGGGTGCTGGAGCGGCTGCGCGACGGCAACGCCACGAAGAGCGACGACCGGCTGGCGAGCCTCACCGACCAGGAACGCAGAATTCTCGATCTGATCGGCGAGGGGCTGACCAATCGCGTCATCGGCGAACGGCTCCACCTCGCCGAGAAAACGATCAAGAACTACGTCTCCAGCCTGCTGTCCAAGCTCGGCATGGAGCGCCGCTCGCAGGCCGCCGCGTACGTCGCGCGGCTGCAGGCGGAGCGGCACTGA
- a CDS encoding pyridoxamine 5'-phosphate oxidase family protein — MSTDNYRAIELLSRTPYGRVSASRRALPFTTVTRHLVLDGCLVLRLHRGYGYHQALDGSVVAYEADNVNSGECDTWSVQFTGTARVIEPTPAERELFGRTPLLADGAPFDPVFLRIEPEFVALHCLTDVPVFRYAHSA, encoded by the coding sequence ATGTCCACCGACAACTACCGTGCCATCGAGCTGCTGAGCCGCACGCCCTACGGGCGCGTCTCGGCCAGTCGGCGGGCACTGCCCTTCACCACCGTCACCCGCCACCTCGTCCTGGACGGGTGCCTGGTCCTGCGGCTGCACCGCGGCTACGGCTACCACCAGGCCCTGGACGGCAGCGTGGTCGCCTACGAGGCAGACAACGTCAACAGCGGCGAGTGCGACACATGGTCGGTGCAGTTCACCGGCACGGCCCGGGTCATCGAGCCCACCCCCGCCGAGCGCGAGCTCTTCGGCCGCACCCCCCTGCTGGCCGACGGCGCCCCCTTCGACCCGGTCTTCCTGCGCATCGAGCCGGAGTTCGTGGCCCTGCACTGCCTCACCGATGTGCCCGTCTTCCGCTATGCGCACTCTGCGTAA
- a CDS encoding phosphotransferase, translated as MLRSSVVRTAATPDKDTLGSLLRHYTGAGAPLSCEPVAEGLLNHGYFLATTRGRYFLKHHLDGDRAALTRQHRATDRLAALGLPVAPPVTDADGRTVTVLDGRCYALHPWVEGRHLGGAALTRGQSWQLGALLGLVHTTLEQVMADEPHPPRPPCADAGADPERTFEMIEELLALARGARPRTSFDELAEHRLLERRTLLAQLAHHRPAPGAEPPAGWVHGDFHPLNVIYRDAEPTAIVDWDRLGVQPRAEEAVRAAAIFFVRPCGTLDLAKVAAYAAAYRRTCGAGPEELAAAVHRVWWERLNDFWMLTWRYQLGDRRTDPQFPAAAALAVWWTREYRAVRNAFTR; from the coding sequence GTGCTGCGCTCATCTGTAGTCCGGACGGCGGCAACGCCCGACAAAGACACCCTCGGATCTCTGCTCCGCCACTACACCGGCGCCGGCGCGCCGCTGTCCTGCGAGCCCGTCGCCGAGGGCCTGCTCAACCACGGCTACTTCCTCGCCACCACCCGCGGCCGCTACTTCCTCAAACACCATCTCGACGGCGACCGCGCGGCCCTCACCCGCCAGCACCGCGCCACCGACCGGCTCGCCGCGCTCGGCCTGCCGGTCGCCCCGCCCGTCACCGACGCGGACGGGCGGACCGTCACCGTCCTCGACGGCCGCTGTTACGCCCTGCACCCCTGGGTCGAAGGCCGGCACCTGGGCGGCGCGGCGCTGACCCGTGGCCAGTCCTGGCAGCTCGGCGCCCTGCTCGGGCTCGTCCATACCACGCTGGAGCAGGTCATGGCCGACGAGCCGCATCCGCCCCGGCCGCCCTGCGCGGATGCCGGGGCCGATCCCGAGCGGACCTTCGAGATGATCGAGGAGCTGCTGGCCCTGGCCCGCGGCGCCCGGCCCCGCACCAGCTTCGACGAACTCGCCGAGCACCGTCTGCTGGAGCGCCGGACCCTGCTGGCGCAGTTGGCGCACCACCGTCCGGCCCCCGGCGCGGAGCCCCCGGCGGGCTGGGTGCACGGTGATTTCCATCCGCTGAATGTGATCTACCGCGACGCGGAACCGACCGCGATCGTCGACTGGGACCGGCTGGGCGTCCAGCCCCGCGCCGAGGAGGCGGTGCGCGCCGCCGCGATCTTCTTCGTCCGCCCCTGCGGCACGCTGGACCTGGCGAAGGTGGCGGCGTACGCGGCCGCCTACCGCAGGACCTGCGGCGCCGGCCCCGAGGAGCTCGCGGCGGCCGTCCACCGGGTGTGGTGGGAGCGGCTGAACGACTTCTGGATGCTCACCTGGCGCTACCAGCTGGGCGACCGCCGCACCGATCCACAGTTCCCGGCGGCGGCCGCCCTGGCCGTGTGGTGGACCCGCGAGTACCGGGCCGTACGGAACGCCTTCACCCGCTGA
- a CDS encoding protein kinase domain-containing protein: protein MAPTQSPQGPSDPDATGSNIPDAPEMWGNGGLVGDGRYRLTRRLGRGGMAEVFAAEDVRLGRTVAVKLLRSDLAEDPVSKARFTREAQSVAGLNHHAVVAVYDSGEDLVGGNTVPYIVMELVEGHTIRDLLLNADAPPADQALIIVSGVLEALAYSHQHGIVHRDIKPANVIITNSGAVKVMDFGIARALHGAQSTMTQTGMVMGTPQYLSPEQALGKTVDTRSDLYATGCLLYELLTLRPPFTGETPLSVVYQHVQDMPVAPSEVADAVPPELDGLVMRSLAKDPDDRFQSAEEMRGLVQYSLQMLHEQGGHTGTWSTGPVALHEGGHASPLGTAATTALPHPDAGHTTAQPILTPGMRPDDGGFEGGTRPGKGGRGKIWLIAALAVIAIAVGVAFALQNTSGQGKKHDTPTTQSPTPTKDDKASEEPSEEPTTPETEPDDTGSDDNTYSTPPTAQPSTPETSAPPTSQPSTSQPPTSAPPTDTGGTSDGGPTDGGTDNGGTDNGGTDNGGATAGADGGPAAGGTDAGTTTLGSNG from the coding sequence ATGGCACCGACGCAGAGCCCCCAGGGCCCGTCCGATCCTGACGCCACCGGCTCCAATATCCCCGACGCACCGGAGATGTGGGGCAACGGCGGGCTGGTCGGCGATGGCCGCTACCGGCTCACGCGACGGCTCGGCCGCGGCGGAATGGCGGAGGTGTTCGCGGCCGAGGACGTACGTCTCGGCCGGACCGTCGCCGTGAAGCTGCTGCGCTCCGACCTCGCCGAGGACCCGGTCTCCAAGGCCCGCTTCACGCGTGAGGCGCAGTCCGTGGCCGGGCTGAACCACCACGCGGTGGTGGCCGTGTACGACTCGGGCGAGGACCTGGTCGGCGGCAACACCGTGCCGTACATCGTGATGGAGCTGGTCGAGGGCCACACCATCCGCGATCTGCTGCTCAACGCCGACGCCCCGCCGGCGGACCAGGCACTGATCATCGTCTCCGGTGTGCTGGAGGCGCTGGCCTACAGCCACCAGCACGGCATCGTGCACCGTGACATCAAGCCCGCGAACGTGATCATCACGAACAGCGGGGCCGTCAAGGTCATGGACTTCGGTATCGCCCGTGCGCTGCACGGCGCGCAGTCCACCATGACCCAGACCGGCATGGTCATGGGCACCCCCCAGTACCTCTCTCCGGAGCAGGCGCTCGGCAAGACCGTCGACACCCGCTCCGACCTCTACGCCACCGGCTGTCTGCTCTACGAACTGCTCACGCTGCGGCCGCCGTTCACCGGTGAGACCCCGCTGTCGGTCGTCTACCAGCACGTCCAGGACATGCCGGTGGCGCCGTCCGAGGTCGCCGACGCGGTGCCGCCGGAGCTGGACGGCCTGGTCATGCGGTCGCTGGCCAAGGACCCCGACGACCGGTTCCAGTCCGCCGAGGAGATGCGCGGCCTGGTCCAGTACTCGCTGCAGATGCTGCACGAGCAGGGCGGTCACACCGGCACCTGGAGCACCGGCCCGGTCGCGCTGCACGAGGGCGGTCACGCCTCGCCCCTGGGGACCGCGGCCACCACCGCGCTGCCGCACCCCGACGCCGGGCACACCACGGCGCAGCCGATTCTGACGCCCGGGATGCGGCCCGACGACGGCGGCTTCGAGGGCGGTACCCGGCCCGGCAAGGGCGGACGCGGCAAGATCTGGCTGATCGCGGCGCTCGCGGTGATCGCCATCGCCGTGGGTGTGGCCTTCGCGCTGCAGAACACCAGTGGTCAGGGCAAGAAGCACGACACTCCCACCACCCAGTCGCCGACGCCGACGAAGGACGACAAGGCGAGCGAGGAGCCGTCGGAGGAGCCGACCACTCCGGAGACCGAGCCCGACGACACCGGCAGCGACGACAACACGTACAGCACGCCGCCCACCGCGCAGCCCAGTACGCCGGAGACCTCGGCGCCGCCCACCTCGCAGCCGTCGACGTCGCAGCCGCCGACGTCCGCGCCGCCCACGGACACCGGCGGGACGTCCGACGGGGGTCCCACGGACGGGGGCACCGACAACGGGGGCACCGACAACGGCGGCACCGACAACGGCGGGGCGACCGCCGGTGCGGACGGCGGGCCCGCCGCAGGCGGCACGGACGCCGGCACCACCACGCTCGGCTCGAACGGCTGA